In the Alistipes provencensis genome, TCCCAGATACCGTTGCAGGTGTTCTTCCAGACGGTCTCGTAATCGGTGATCAACCGGTGCTTACCCGACTCCACGACGCGGCGGGCCACTTTGGCGGCCTCCTCCCACTTCGATTCGTCGCGCACGGGATACCCTGCCCATGTGCAATAGACCTTAGCCAGCAGCCCCAGCGCCGCACCCTTCGAGAAGCGGTAGGCGGTCGAGGAGCGTTTCGAATCGTCGGCGGCCCACGGAAGCACCTCGGCGGCATACTTGAGGTCCTCCTCGATAAAGGCGTAGACATCGGCAGGATCGGCCTGCACATATTCGGTGGCGGGAATATCCGAATCGGCCGTCGATTTTATCAGCACGACGTTGCCGTACCAGCGCACCAGCTCGAAATAGAACAATGCGCGCAGCGCACGGGCCTCACCCAGATAAATCTCGGCCAGTTCGCGGTTGCCGGAACTCCAGCCGTCCTTGCGGGCCGACACGATCTCGATAAAATCGTTGGCGTCGTAGATCGACGAATAGAGTTTCTGCCATGTATTGCGGATCTGCGAGGTGTTCGGATTATGCGAATTGGTCGGGATTTCGCGGAACGAAGTGTTCGAACTGCCTTCGCACTGGGCGATGTCCGTCGAAATGGTGAACAACAGCGACAGGTGGTAGGAGTACAGGTTTTCGTTGGCCATGTCCTTATAGACACCCATCAGCACCGTTTCGGCCTCGGAAGCGTTGTGTACATAGTTGTCTTTGCCCGTCTCGATATAGGACTCTTCCTGCAGCAGATCGGAGCACGAGGCCGACAGCAGGCAGAGCATCGGTATGTAATATAGTATCTTTTTCATGTTTTTATCGTATTAGAAGGTCAAATCGACACCGAACGTATAGACTTTGCTCTTCGGATAGGCACCCCAGTCGAGCGAAGGCGTCATGGGGTTCGACGCGCGCATGCTCACCTCGGGATCATACCCCGAATAGCCCGTCACGACGAAGAGGTTCTGGGCCGTGAAGTAGAGACGCAGTTTCGAAACATAGAACTTGCGCGTCCACTGCTGCGGGAAGGTGTACCCCACCGTGAGATTCTTCAGTCGCAGGAACGATCCGTCCTCGATAAAGCGCGAATAGATCTCGTTCTTGATGTATCCGTCCCATGCCGGAACCTTGTTCGAGGCATTGGTCGCCGTCCAGCGGTCAGCCGTCTCGGCCATCATGTTCGAACGCTGGTCCTGAGTCTGAGAGGAGTAGATACGGGTGGCGTTGTAGACATCGTTGCCGTAGTTGAACTGGAACAGGAAGCTCAGGTCGACACCCTTGAACGAAAACGTATTGGTGATACCGCCGTACCATTTGGGCGTACCGTTGCCGATCGTCGTCCGGTCGCTGGTGGTGATCTTGCCGTCGCCGTCCTGATCCTTGTACTTCACCATGCCCGGTTTCACGGCAACACCCGCATGCTCGGAGATGTCCGTAACACCCTCCTTGAGTACGAGCTGGCCCGTGGCGGCATCGACGCTGAAATCCGAACTCTGGTAAACACCGTCGAACTCATAGCCGTAGATCAGACCCAGCGACTGTCCGATCTGCGCAATATAGTCGGAAGTCGTGTAGTCGCCGTTCCAGCTCGAATTGACATCCATGCTCGAGGCGCCGTCGGCCAGCGAACGCAGTTCGTTGCGGATGAACGAAATATTGAGATCGGTCGTCCAGCGGAACCCGCTCCGCGAGGAGATATTGGTCGAGTTGACCGCCAGTTCGATACCCTTGTTGCGAATCTTGCCCACGTTTTTCCACTGCGAGGCGAAGCCCGACACATAAGCCTTGTTCGAAGCCATCAGCAGATCCTTGGTGTCCTTGAGGAAGAAATCGGCGGTGACATTCAGACGATTGTTGAACAGACCCAAGTCGATACCGATATTGGTGCTCTGCGAAGCCTCCCACTTGAGGTCCTTATTGGCCAGTTGCTTGGGCGACAGCACCGTGACAATGCTATTACCGTAGCCGTACTTGCCCTGCGTATAGAGGTCCATCGAGAGGTAGTTGGAAATGCGGTCGTTACCCACGACGCCCCAGCCCAGACGCAGTTTGAGGTTGGAAACCACATCCTGCTGCTTCATGAAATGCTCCTCCGAGATACGCCATGCGGCCGAGAAAGCGGGGAAATAGCCCCATTTGTGGTTGTCGCTGAACACCGTCGAACCGTCGGCACGGATCGTCGCCGAGAAGAGATAGCGGCCCTTATAGCTGTAATGCCCCTGCGCGAAGAACGAGATGAGCAGTTTCTCCTCGAGCGAGGTCGAAACCTTGCTCGGAGTGGCGCCCAGTCCGAGGTTGTCGTTACCGAGGTTATCGAACGGGAAGTCCGTCGCCTCGCCGAAAAGGTACTCCGACCCCTTGTAGGAGGTCTCCTGACCGAGCATGATATCGAATTCGTGGTCGCCCTTACCCTTATACTTATAGGTCAGGTGGTTATAGTTGGTCCAGCGCAGGTCGCGCGTCATACGGGTAGAACCGTAGGGCGACTGTCCGTTGCGGTAGGCCTCCTTCGAACCTTCGCGGTAGAAGAGATCGGCGCGGGTATTGGTCGTATTGTACGAACCGGCTGTCTTGAACGTCCAGCCCTTGCCGAAATCGACCGTCAGCGCAAGGTTACCCGACCACATCTCGGAGCGTTTGGTGTTAGTCACCGACTGGGCCTGCACGATGGGGTTCACCTGCGAGAGCGACTCCGAGGATTCGAGTTCCAGCGGGTCGATCGCTGCCGAGAGCAGCTCCTCGTTGGTCATGCGCAGACCGGCCGTGGGACGCGCCCGCAGAATCTGCGCCAGCATGTTGAAACGCCCGTTGTCGCCCGAAGTGCCCATACCCCGCTTGTCGGTATTGGCGTAATTGATCGTGGCATCGAGAGTCACGCGCTTCGAGATTTTGTGGTTGACACGCATCTTCGCCGTGATCTTGTTGAACGAGCTGTTGGTGAAGATACCGTTCTCCAAGAAATCGGAGAAAGAGAACGAGTACTTGGTCTTGTCCGTACCGCCCGACACCGACACATTGTGGTCCTGCGACCAAGTGGGACGGAAAGTTTCCGACTGCCAGTCCACACCCTCGTCCGTCAGGTAGTAGTCCAGTGACTGAATCCGGTAGGGGTTGCCATCGCTGTCGTTGCCCTCACGGTAGTAGGTCTGGCCGAATTTGTCGGGCCATGCCTCGGTCTGCAACTGCACGAACTCGTAGGGCGACAGCAGGTCGAGCGTCTTGGAAATCTTGCGGTAGCTGGCCGAACCGTTGTAGGTCACGATCGGACGGCCGATCTTACCCGATTTGGTGGTCACCATCACGACGCCGTTGGCGGCGCGCGAACCGTAGATGGCCGCCGAAGAAGCGTCTTTCAGGAAGTCGATCGCCTCGATATCCGAGTTGGAGAGGTAGTCGATGTTGTCGACCTGAAATCCGTCGACGATGAACAGCGGCGAGGTGTCGCCGTTGACCGAACCCACACCGCGGACCTTGATGTCGAAGCCAGCACCCGGCGTACCGTCCGTGGAGGTGATCTGCACACCGGCGACCTGACCGCCGAGCGCTTCCATCACCGAACCCGACTTGTAGCCCTCGATACCCTTGGCCGAGACCGAAGCCACCGCACCCGTGAGGTCTCCGCGCTTCACGACGCCGTAACCCACGACCACCACTTCGTCCATGACGTTCTCTTCGGGCACAAGTTTGATCTGCAACTGCGTCTGGGCCGCGATCTTCACCTCCTGAGGCTTGTAGCCCAGATAGGAAAAGACCAGCACGTCGCCTTTCTTGACCGCGATCGAGAAGGCGCCCTTCACGTCGGTCGAAACGCCCTGCGTCGAACCTTTGACAATGATGTTGGCACCGATCGCAGGCTGGTTGTTTTCATCGACGACCGTACCCGTCACCTTATTCTGGGCCGCCGCCGTGAAGGCCAGCATCAGGGCGAGAAGGGTCAGAACCCCTCTCAGCCCGAAAGCCCGGTATATAGTTTTATTCATTGGTTTCATGTTCAGTTAGGTTTAAAATTTCTCGTCGAACCAGATCCATATGGGGAATATCTTCTCTCCGTTGTTGATGCCGCCCTCGATACCGTTGGTCACAAAGGTAATTTGGCCGAAGAACGCCCCGTTGGCAGCAACGCCGTTGGTATCGATCCACTTGTTGGCGTTCACGACAACCGACTTGGTCGCCTGATCCACATAGAGCAGCGCCAGATTCAGGTTGGCTTTGTTGACGAAATACGACAGCGGGTCCTTCGAGCCCGTACCGGCCGGCTTGGTTACGCCCGGCTGAGCGTTGTAGACCTTTATCCACATCTGGTTCAGGAACGAGCCCCCAACGCTGGGCTGACCGTCGATGTGCGAATCGGGACCGCCGATATTGTAGTAGTTGAACGTGCGGCGGTAGTCCATCAGGAATGACGACATATTCGACACTCCGCTGATCTCCGGAACCACCGACATGCCGCCCTTACGCGGGTTAACCTGCATGACGAACGGTTGGTAGTGCACCGTCACACCCGCTACGGCGACATGGAACGAGAAGAATACGGGAACCGTAACCGAAGTCTCGCCCACCTGACCTTTGCCGGCCGTAGCCGTCACGAGAATCAGACCGCCATTACCGCTATTGAAGTCTTTAGAATCGGTGGTAGCAGACGAAATCACACCCGTCTGCGCATCGATGACCGCTCCCTTGCACTGGTGTTTGATCTTGATCGACCACGAAATATCCGTACCCGGTTTGGCATCGGTCGTCGGCGTGAGCGATATTGCCTGCCACTCCGCGAACGACTTGCAGAGGAACTGATTGGCATAGTTCGCCGCGGGTGTCAGCCCCAGATTGTTACCATAAGTAATGGTCGTGAAGAAATAGGGATTTTCCTTGATCGTCAGCGAAAGGCTGGCCTCGGCCGTACCCTTGGCATTGGCGGCGATCACGGGAACTGCATAGCTACCCATCGGAATCGTATGGCCCTTCTTGGCTGAAACAGCGCCGGTCTCGGGATCGATCGAAAGTTGTCCGACGAGGGCAGCATCGAGCGTGCCCAGCGAGAAAGTCACCTCGTCGCCGACGAAATCAATCTTTTTGGACGCCGAGAACTCACCGCCCTGAATAGCCTCGACCGGCTCATAGGCGAATTTATCCGCCTCGATGGGTGCAATGTAGTCGATGACGGTCAGTGTATAGGCCCCCTCGAAATCGGTCGAACCATAGCTGTTCGAAACCGTCAGGTCGACCACATACTGTCCGTCGATCGGCAGGCCGTTGCCCTCGGCGACCGAAAGGACGCCGGTTGCGGCATCGACCGTGAACACATCCGTCGAGGGCGTAACCCCCTTGACGGCCCACACGACCTCCTCGGGAGATCCTTTCAGCACGGGTACGGCACTCTGGAAAGCCATGTTGTATTCCATACGGCCCGAAACCGGCGTATAAGTTACGCCCAGCGGCCGGCTGGTGATCTTCGCCGTCAGCACATCCTCATAGACCATCGACCCGGCATGCGTCGAGATCTTGATCGGCAGCGGGTAGACGCCCGGCAGGACTTCGCCTTTGAAAGCCGTGCTGAGCGACACGACGCCCGTCTTCGAAATAGAGAAGTACTCCTGTCCCTCGGGCTGCACGAGTTCGTAGCCGATAACGGCCACCGACTCGCCGACCGTCGAAACGGAAACCGTCTCCTCGGTAGTCCCGAGTTCGTCGTAGGGGATCGTCAGCGTCGGCGAACTGGTCTCGATCTCAACGGGCGTGGAGGGAACCATCCGCACCACGAAAATATCCCGGAAAGTGTAACCCGCCCCGTTGGCCCGGCAGGCGACGGTCAGTTTATAGGTGCCCGTCGCCATGCCTTCGGTATTGGAGATACTCACGGCACCCGTTTCGGGGCTGATGGTGAAGCTGTCGCTGGCGACAGCCTTGTCGTCGAGCGTCATGCCCGCGATCGAGAAATCCGAGGGTGCAGGACCGTAATAGGTCGGCGCACCCGAGATGAAACTCATCGAGGGACCGATGTCGATCACCTCCGGATAGTGAAGCCGCAGGTCGCCGCCGGTTGTTTTATCGTCTTCGCAGGCCGCAGCCGTCACCGCCAGAAGCACGGCGGTCAGCCATACGAAACATGCGTTTCGGAATTTTGACATGTAGTTCATATCGGTTATTTTTTTAGGTTACAGCGTATAGGAGAGCTTGTAATTCTGCTCGCCGATGGTCACCCGGACCACGGCGCCGTTGGTCGACCATGCATCTGCCGAGGCTTTCACCTCCTGCGACAACGGATCGGACGTCGGCAGCAGGATCGTGATGAAACGGATGACGGGATCGTCCGCCGTTTTCTCCTGATTCAGTTGATAGGCCTTGCGCTCGACGCTCTTGTCGATCTGGTAGGAGACGAAGCCTGTCTTCTTGACGAACGAGCCCCCGGCTTTGCCGGACGCGGTACGCACCAGCAGGTTGTTGCCGTCGGCGAACGCCGTATGGAATCCGTCATAAGTCTCGTTGTACACCACCTGCGCATCGCTGCCCTCGGTGATATTGAAGTTCAGATTGACCGTACCCGTAGCCGAACCGTAAGCCTCGTCGAGAATCACATAAAACTTATTGTCGACCATAAAGACCGAACGGCGGTGCGTCAGGTTCGTATACGAGGGATTTTCGAGCACCAGCACCTCGTAATCGAACGACGAGGTCGACTTCGACTCCTGATGGAGCATCCTGCCGTCGCCGGCGACGTTCTTGCCGTCGAGCGTCAGCGTGTTGTGGGCCGTCGAAGCGGCGTATTTCGCACGGTCGGCATTCGTAGAGGGGTTGGAACCGCCATAGGTGAAACAGCCCGAGTCGGGGAAGAAATTACGCCCCTTGACCCACAGTTCGAAGGTGTTGTTGTCGTACTGACGGTGCCATTTTTCGGCAGGTCCGTCGGGAGTGTTCTGCAACACCATCATCATGTCGTTCTTCGTCCAGCCCGTGCGCATCGTATAGTAACCGCCGTCGGGGAATGTCTTGACCTTCGTCTCGGGCATCGTTCCCGAAGCCCCCTCGGTAGCCATCCACAGCATCTCCTGATTGTCGGGGAAGAGGTTCGAATAGTTGGTCAGGTTACGCTTGAGCACGCTCTTGGTCCATGTGTCGCGACGCGTATCGGCCATATTGGGAACCGTATAATCGGGATAAATCATGTTCATCACCACGTCGGTCATCTTGCGCATCGACTCGACATAGCTCGCCGGGAAGCGATCGGCCTGCCCATTGAGCTGAGCCACGAGCATCGTCGAACGGAAATCCTCAATACCCGAAATGTGGTAATGCAGGTCGCCGTCCATCAGCCATCCGTCGGGGAAATACTGAGCCGTTACCTCTTTGTTGAGCACATTCGAACCGCTGTCGACCCACTTCGCGGCGTTCTTCAGCTCGGGGAACAATACACCCGAGAAAGTCACGGCCTGCGCCTGCGTAATAAGGTGGTTCGAAGTCGTCGAATAGTTCTTGATAATATGGTTGACCTGTTCGTCGAGGTGGTAATAAACCTTTGCAAGCCACTCTACATCGATCGTTTCCGACTCCTGATAGTACTCCAGCAGCGCGCACTGGTCGTTCACACGGGCCGCCACGTCGAGCGGACGCCACGACCAACCGGCATTGCGGTATTCAGGATCCTGTTTTTCGGGATAGAGCGTATAGTCGAGATCGACATCGGGCTTGGGATTTTGTTTCAGCCAATCGCTGTAAACTTCGATCCAGTTGGCGACATACTTCTCATCCTTGGTGTCGTAATAGGTCTTGGCCTGCGGAACCATCCACTGGTGGCGGTGGAGCTGATAGCGCTGCTCCTGATCTTTCGTAGGCCAGTAGGTCCAGTCGATGCCGTCGTCCTTCCTGTAGGAATAGGGAATCTCCTCGGAGGCATTTTCAAAGAAATTCTTCACATAGAACCGGTAATCGTTCTCTTTGAGCGCATAATCGGCCCACTTTTTTTCGTTGTCCGTAGCCGTCGAGGTCGAAAGGTCGACGTTGGGATTCGTCCCGTGCGTGCGCGAACGATAATAGTTGAGCATCTCCTCGAGCGCCTTGTAATAGTCGCCGATCTCATAGGCGCGCTTTACTTTCGTCAGGCCGCTGTAATCGAGATTCAGCACGTCGAAAACACTCACGTCGATACCGTTGTTCATCGACTCCGAGCCACTCTCGACCCATGCCGCGGCATTCTTCATCTCCGGGAAGATCGTACCGGCGCGGAATACGGCGTGGGCCTGCTTGGCCTTGAGTTCCGGGTCCTCGGAGTAGTGCGACTTGATGTGCTCGGTCTGCTCGGCCAGATTGTTCAGGAAGGCCGAAAGCCACTGCGGGGTGAAGTTCACCGACTGCATGAAGTAATAAAGCAGGTCGCACTGGTCCTCGACGCGGTAAGCCACGTCGATCGGACGCCAAGCATAGAACTGGTCGCGGATTTCCGCGGGCTGCGTCGAAGGATCGGCCTCGTAGTCCACATCGCCCGTCGGGCGGGGGAAATTCGTCAGCCAGTCCTCGTAGAGCGTCACCCACTCCGAAGAGTAGGTTTCATCGAGCGTCGTGCGGTAGGCCTTGCCCTGCGGCACCATCCATTGCAGACGATGCAGGCCGTAACGCTCCTCGGCCGTGGCCGAAGCTCGCTTCGTCCAGTCGATCTTCTTCGAGGTCATATAGGACCAAGGCTTGTCGCCGTCGAGATACCCGCCGTTGTAGAGTCGGTATTCATTGGCCGCGAGCGCATAGTCGGCCCACTGCTTCTCCTCGGCGGAAACCGAGGGCGCAATGAGATTGACATTGGCGTTGACCACGTCCGTGCGGCTGCGATAGTACTCCAGCAGGGCCTGTGCGGCCAGATAGTACTGGTCGGACTCGTAATAGGCCTTTACAGCGCCCAGACCGGGATAGTCGAGATTCAGCGCGCTGAACACACCCGCTTCGATCACACTGTTGCCGGGAATCGTCGGATCTTTCGAATCCGAACCGCCGTTGTTCGATTTCTCCGTATCGTCCTGCAGGCAGCCCGCCGAAAGCAAGACTGCCGTAAGGAGACAGAATACCGGAATTTTCGTAAAAATTCGTTTCATAGGTTATAGGTGATTTTAGGTTTTTTGTAGCCGGAGTCAGATCCGCCGCGGGTCGAGGCCCCGCAGCGACAGGTAGCGCCCGATGGCCTCGAGGTAGTAGTAGTCCGCATAGTTGAGCGGGGTGTCGATCTCGCTGTCGGCGGGCAGGTGGCCGACGCTGTGCATCAGGATAAAGCCCCCGTTGGTGCCCTTCTCCGCGAGGTAGGCGTCCGACGAAAGGTTCATCAGCAGGGTCTCGGCATAGTCGAAATACTTTTTGCCCTCAGCCTCGGGAACCATCGTCGAGAGTTCGAACAGAGCCGACGAGACGACCGCGGCGGCCGAAGCGTCGCGCGGAGCGTCGGGAATGTCCGGGGCATTGTAATCCCAGTAGGGAATGCGGTCGGCGGGGGTGTTCGGGTGGTGCATGATGAAGTCGGCGATCCGCTCGGCGTGTTTCAGGTACTTCGTGTCGCCCGTCTCGCGGTAGCACATCGTGTAGCCGTAGAGACCCCACGCCTGTCCGCGGGCCCACGCCGAGGAGTCGGAGTAGCCTTGGAACGTACCCTGACTCTCGACCGTGCCGTCGTCGTTGTAACTCACGACATGGTACGAGCTGGCGTCGTCACGGTAATGGTTCTTCATCGTGATGTCGGCATGGCGGACCG is a window encoding:
- a CDS encoding RagB/SusD family nutrient uptake outer membrane protein translates to MKKILYYIPMLCLLSASCSDLLQEESYIETGKDNYVHNASEAETVLMGVYKDMANENLYSYHLSLLFTISTDIAQCEGSSNTSFREIPTNSHNPNTSQIRNTWQKLYSSIYDANDFIEIVSARKDGWSSGNRELAEIYLGEARALRALFYFELVRWYGNVVLIKSTADSDIPATEYVQADPADVYAFIEEDLKYAAEVLPWAADDSKRSSTAYRFSKGAALGLLAKVYCTWAGYPVRDESKWEEAAKVARRVVESGKHRLITDYETVWKNTCNGIWDAGESLIEVSFYSPTGLDTDNTAGRIGKWNGVVATTVEGIRGRNAGNWKVTYNFTREWEQHGDPRMKLSIADYKYPNDDKTPVTYFSTVSSPSEDNLNKQRQLFTPAKWDTEKYVNTANYIVNNDKSNINWYVLRYSDVLLLFAEALNESGGSIVDAVDAVNAVRRRGFGDMKHDLSYGLSRDELRDAIRKERAYELCFEGHRKQDLIRWGIYYDSIVDTAQELADWFANANYSVRMYTQKGRHELLPIPQRDLDLMKKCKQNPGWGQ
- a CDS encoding SusC/RagA family TonB-linked outer membrane protein; its protein translation is MNKTIYRAFGLRGVLTLLALMLAFTAAAQNKVTGTVVDENNQPAIGANIIVKGSTQGVSTDVKGAFSIAVKKGDVLVFSYLGYKPQEVKIAAQTQLQIKLVPEENVMDEVVVVGYGVVKRGDLTGAVASVSAKGIEGYKSGSVMEALGGQVAGVQITSTDGTPGAGFDIKVRGVGSVNGDTSPLFIVDGFQVDNIDYLSNSDIEAIDFLKDASSAAIYGSRAANGVVMVTTKSGKIGRPIVTYNGSASYRKISKTLDLLSPYEFVQLQTEAWPDKFGQTYYREGNDSDGNPYRIQSLDYYLTDEGVDWQSETFRPTWSQDHNVSVSGGTDKTKYSFSFSDFLENGIFTNSSFNKITAKMRVNHKISKRVTLDATINYANTDKRGMGTSGDNGRFNMLAQILRARPTAGLRMTNEELLSAAIDPLELESSESLSQVNPIVQAQSVTNTKRSEMWSGNLALTVDFGKGWTFKTAGSYNTTNTRADLFYREGSKEAYRNGQSPYGSTRMTRDLRWTNYNHLTYKYKGKGDHEFDIMLGQETSYKGSEYLFGEATDFPFDNLGNDNLGLGATPSKVSTSLEEKLLISFFAQGHYSYKGRYLFSATIRADGSTVFSDNHKWGYFPAFSAAWRISEEHFMKQQDVVSNLKLRLGWGVVGNDRISNYLSMDLYTQGKYGYGNSIVTVLSPKQLANKDLKWEASQSTNIGIDLGLFNNRLNVTADFFLKDTKDLLMASNKAYVSGFASQWKNVGKIRNKGIELAVNSTNISSRSGFRWTTDLNISFIRNELRSLADGASSMDVNSSWNGDYTTSDYIAQIGQSLGLIYGYEFDGVYQSSDFSVDAATGQLVLKEGVTDISEHAGVAVKPGMVKYKDQDGDGKITTSDRTTIGNGTPKWYGGITNTFSFKGVDLSFLFQFNYGNDVYNATRIYSSQTQDQRSNMMAETADRWTATNASNKVPAWDGYIKNEIYSRFIEDGSFLRLKNLTVGYTFPQQWTRKFYVSKLRLYFTAQNLFVVTGYSGYDPEVSMRASNPMTPSLDWGAYPKSKVYTFGVDLTF
- a CDS encoding surface glycan-binding family protein produces the protein MNYMSKFRNACFVWLTAVLLAVTAAACEDDKTTGGDLRLHYPEVIDIGPSMSFISGAPTYYGPAPSDFSIAGMTLDDKAVASDSFTISPETGAVSISNTEGMATGTYKLTVACRANGAGYTFRDIFVVRMVPSTPVEIETSSPTLTIPYDELGTTEETVSVSTVGESVAVIGYELVQPEGQEYFSISKTGVVSLSTAFKGEVLPGVYPLPIKISTHAGSMVYEDVLTAKITSRPLGVTYTPVSGRMEYNMAFQSAVPVLKGSPEEVVWAVKGVTPSTDVFTVDAATGVLSVAEGNGLPIDGQYVVDLTVSNSYGSTDFEGAYTLTVIDYIAPIEADKFAYEPVEAIQGGEFSASKKIDFVGDEVTFSLGTLDAALVGQLSIDPETGAVSAKKGHTIPMGSYAVPVIAANAKGTAEASLSLTIKENPYFFTTITYGNNLGLTPAANYANQFLCKSFAEWQAISLTPTTDAKPGTDISWSIKIKHQCKGAVIDAQTGVISSATTDSKDFNSGNGGLILVTATAGKGQVGETSVTVPVFFSFHVAVAGVTVHYQPFVMQVNPRKGGMSVVPEISGVSNMSSFLMDYRRTFNYYNIGGPDSHIDGQPSVGGSFLNQMWIKVYNAQPGVTKPAGTGSKDPLSYFVNKANLNLALLYVDQATKSVVVNANKWIDTNGVAANGAFFGQITFVTNGIEGGINNGEKIFPIWIWFDEKF
- the hepC gene encoding heparin-sulfate lyase HepC; this translates as MKRIFTKIPVFCLLTAVLLSAGCLQDDTEKSNNGGSDSKDPTIPGNSVIEAGVFSALNLDYPGLGAVKAYYESDQYYLAAQALLEYYRSRTDVVNANVNLIAPSVSAEEKQWADYALAANEYRLYNGGYLDGDKPWSYMTSKKIDWTKRASATAEERYGLHRLQWMVPQGKAYRTTLDETYSSEWVTLYEDWLTNFPRPTGDVDYEADPSTQPAEIRDQFYAWRPIDVAYRVEDQCDLLYYFMQSVNFTPQWLSAFLNNLAEQTEHIKSHYSEDPELKAKQAHAVFRAGTIFPEMKNAAAWVESGSESMNNGIDVSVFDVLNLDYSGLTKVKRAYEIGDYYKALEEMLNYYRSRTHGTNPNVDLSTSTATDNEKKWADYALKENDYRFYVKNFFENASEEIPYSYRKDDGIDWTYWPTKDQEQRYQLHRHQWMVPQAKTYYDTKDEKYVANWIEVYSDWLKQNPKPDVDLDYTLYPEKQDPEYRNAGWSWRPLDVAARVNDQCALLEYYQESETIDVEWLAKVYYHLDEQVNHIIKNYSTTSNHLITQAQAVTFSGVLFPELKNAAKWVDSGSNVLNKEVTAQYFPDGWLMDGDLHYHISGIEDFRSTMLVAQLNGQADRFPASYVESMRKMTDVVMNMIYPDYTVPNMADTRRDTWTKSVLKRNLTNYSNLFPDNQEMLWMATEGASGTMPETKVKTFPDGGYYTMRTGWTKNDMMMVLQNTPDGPAEKWHRQYDNNTFELWVKGRNFFPDSGCFTYGGSNPSTNADRAKYAASTAHNTLTLDGKNVAGDGRMLHQESKSTSSFDYEVLVLENPSYTNLTHRRSVFMVDNKFYVILDEAYGSATGTVNLNFNITEGSDAQVVYNETYDGFHTAFADGNNLLVRTASGKAGGSFVKKTGFVSYQIDKSVERKAYQLNQEKTADDPVIRFITILLPTSDPLSQEVKASADAWSTNGAVVRVTIGEQNYKLSYTL
- a CDS encoding glycoside hydrolase family 88 protein, which gives rise to MRRNFLPVLGLLSLFVLGSCSAERDPKIASLKHAIGVADSQLLDAAAQLDTTNCFPRSLMPKFRAVNAKDWTSGFFPGSLWQCYRFTGDEKLLAEAKKYTDRLEGIQYYKGTHDLGFMVFCSFGQQMETLHDRHSEEVIVEAAKSLISRCDPRIGVIRSWDFGEWNYPVIIDNMMNLEMLFWASKHTGDPVYRDVAVRHADITMKNHYRDDASSYHVVSYNDDGTVESQGTFQGYSDSSAWARGQAWGLYGYTMCYRETGDTKYLKHAERIADFIMHHPNTPADRIPYWDYNAPDIPDAPRDASAAAVVSSALFELSTMVPEAEGKKYFDYAETLLMNLSSDAYLAEKGTNGGFILMHSVGHLPADSEIDTPLNYADYYYLEAIGRYLSLRGLDPRRI